GCCGCCACTAAAAAAGAATGCAACTTCTTTAACCCGCTCTCATCAAAGCCAATCTGCATAGAGATTGCAGTGCCCACGGTGACTGATAACAGCACCCCCTTATTAGGTCCTGCGGATAAAGCTGTTGATACCGCTCAACAGTAAAACATACCGCCTCTTGCTCCCAAGAGACTAAAATCTGTATTTATCAGCATTTTTTGATTAGACATGAGCACAGAAAACTATTACCTCACACTGACCTGCCCGAACAAACCAGGCATTGTTGCTGCAGTTTCAACTTATATTTTTCAGGCGGGTGGAGATATTGAAGAAGCTCAACAGTTTGATGACAAAGCTTCGAAGCGATTCTTTATGCGCGTTAGCTTTAGCTGCCCTACAGAGGGTAAGACTCTCAAGTCAGGCTTTGTAGAAATCGCTAAACGCTTTGAGCTCACTTGGGATTTGCGCGCCGTTAAAGATCTCAAGCGCGTCTTGATCATGGCGTCGAAGCTAGATCATTGCTTAGTCGATTTACTCTATCGTTGGCGTATTGGTGAATTACCAATGATCATCTGCGGCATCGTCTCTAATCATCCACGCGAGGTGTATGCCAGTATTGATTTTGCTGACATTCCTTTCTACCACTTGCCAGTCACCCCCGAAACGAAATCTGCACAAGAAGCCAAGCTTCTGGAGATCGTTGCTGACGCTAAGGTTGACATGGTGATTCTGGCTCGTTATATGCAAATTTTGTCGGATGACTTATCCACCAAGTTATCTGGTCGCTGCATCAACGTTCACCACTCCTTCTTGCCAAGCTTTAAGGGCGCTAAACCCTATCACCAGGCTCATGCACGTGGCATTAAATTAATTGGCGCTACTGCGCACTTTGTGACTAGCGATTTAGATGAAGGGCCCATCATTGAACAAGATGTGACTCGCGTTACTCACGGCGATACACCTGACGATTTAGTCCGCAAAGGTCGAGACCTTGAGCGCACCGTTCTTTCTAGAGCCCTGCGCTATTACTTGCATGATCGCGTCTTAATTAATGGCGCAACCTCAGTTGTCTTCTCCGACTAAAGGTATTAAGGCCTGACCCCTGGGGCTTCCAGGAGCATGCCCTTGGCTCGCCACATGAGGAAGAGTTCTAGTTGGGCCATTTCTGGCGAACCATACTCAAACTGCTGCGCCCTGACTCCACTCATGCAATTCCGTAAGCGGCGCTGTAGTGATCCCAAGGTTTGCCACTCTAAGCGGTAGATGGGATAAGCATTAGGATGGCCTTGTGGTATTGGGCTGCCGCCAAGCTTAAATCCTGCCCTATCCTCATGGCATTGAGCACAGGACAAGTTGAGTTGCCCCATTCTTTCGTTAAATGAATGTCGCCCCTTTTCTAACTCTGCTTTATTAGCTGAGGTTTCTCTCACGGCGATAGGCATGCCTTTGGACTGAAGGGCAATGTAGGCTGTGATTGCTAGCAATTCTTTGCTCTCATAAGCCAGCGCTGGCGAGCCTTGAGCTCCTGACCGACATTGATTGATTTGTCCTTCGAGAGTTTGTAACTTTCCTTTGACCATCTTGGGGTATTGTGTTGCTACACCGCGCATCGACTTTTTTTCATCACCATGACAACTAGCACAGGCAATATTTTTTGAGCCCGCTTTAGATTGCCATAAGCTTTCGCCCTCGGCAACCCAAAACATGGCAGGGTTTAGCGATGCGTCATCCTGCATCGCTTTAGTCTCAGCAGACATTAGTTCGTAACTAGATTGTTTTTTATTACCAGCTTCGTTTAGAGCAGCGAAGCAGTTTGATGCTAGCAACAATGATGAATAAGCAAGTGCTACAAGTTGGAGATAAATACCCTTGCTCACAAGACCCCTATGAAACAGTGATACGCGCTTGATGTACAGCCTCATACCCATCATCACCAAGCCATTTAAATTCGAGGACTCCTGATTCCGTTGCAATAGTTGTAAAGATAATCAGAGGATTGGCGCCTATACCAGGATAAAAGTCTGCTTTAAATATCTCGACATCGTTATAGCTGCAAGTAAAGGTGCGAATAATATCTCTTGGAATTAACTTTCCAGACTCGGTGTATCGAAAGCCCGATTCCATATCATGCTGAGCGATGGCGCGAATTTCAATAATGGATCCCTTCTTCGCGGTTACTGGGACTGTCACTTGGGTACGTGATGTTTTACTCATACCATCTCCGTGCAAGCTGAAAGCGTTACCAAAGTTTCAGCTGATCCCTGCCAAAAGCTTCCATTGTTCATTTGGACAATAGCCCAAACACGTTGGCTATCGGCCAAACGCACTCGCGTCGTAATGTTGGCAGTACCTGATCGAGGCGTTAAATAAGCAGTAAAGATATTTGGCAACGGATTACCTTCGGCAATCACATGAATAGACTTTACATAATCATTAGCGGTCATCGGGCTATCGACACTGACTTTTAGCACAACCAGATTACCATTTTCAACTAAGGGTGGGATGGTCAAAGTTACGCGTCCCTCCTGAATTTTTGCATTACCAGCGATTTTCTTAATCGCCTCTTCAGCCTCTTCCTTTTTAGCAAACACAAATGAGGGACTAAACCAAGCACCCAAAGTGAAAAGGCTAATCCGTTGGATTTGCCTTATCCAAGCACGGCGTTTTATTGCGAAGGGGAGATGAGGTTTGATCATGATGATGCGTTTCACTTATTTAAGCTTGCCAAGAAAGCGACAACATCCTCAATTTCTTGGCCATTCAATATGGTTTGTCCTGCAAATTTTGGTGCAACTCGATTTAAGTGTTCAGTTTTGAAATAAGCCGGCATGATCGTAGTCGGATTAAAGTGACTCGCATCAACGATGCGCGCCCGCAATTGAGGGATAGTAAGGCGAGCAACGCTGACCCCTAACTCTGGCGCCAGATTACCCTGGAAACGCTCCTCAGGAAATGGTCCGCTATGGCACAAGAGGCACAAACCAGTTTGACGACTGGCGACGATTCCCCTACCTCGAGTTGCGTCACCGGGAGCAGAAGAAAGGGATTCGAAAACCGAATCCCCCACTATCATTTGAGCGTTTGCGCAGCTGAGATTGAGGAAGACTAGCACGCATGCTGCTAATACAGACCTCATTCTCATTCCTGCATTTTCACAATTGCACTTTAAACCAACTTGATGCCGCTGTTTTTCAATGGCACTGTACGCAAGCGTTTACCGGTTGCTCGATAAAACGCATTGAGCACTGCAGGCGCCGCTACCGCAATCGTTGGCTCCCCTACACCACCCCATTCTTTGCCGCCACCTTGGATGATGATGGTTTCTACAGGAGGCATTTGAGATAGGCGAATCGAGCCAAAAGTATCAAAGTTTTTCTGAACAACAGCGCCTTTTTCGATCGTGATCTCTTCTTCAAATAATGCAGATAGGCCATAGACAAAGGAACCGGATACCTGGCGATTAATCTGCGCAGGATTCACAGCGTAGCCAGGATCGGTAGCA
Above is a genomic segment from Polynucleobacter sp. MG-5-Ahmo-C2 containing:
- the purU gene encoding formyltetrahydrofolate deformylase, yielding MSTENYYLTLTCPNKPGIVAAVSTYIFQAGGDIEEAQQFDDKASKRFFMRVSFSCPTEGKTLKSGFVEIAKRFELTWDLRAVKDLKRVLIMASKLDHCLVDLLYRWRIGELPMIICGIVSNHPREVYASIDFADIPFYHLPVTPETKSAQEAKLLEIVADAKVDMVILARYMQILSDDLSTKLSGRCINVHHSFLPSFKGAKPYHQAHARGIKLIGATAHFVTSDLDEGPIIEQDVTRVTHGDTPDDLVRKGRDLERTVLSRALRYYLHDRVLINGATSVVFSD
- the soxA gene encoding sulfur oxidation c-type cytochrome SoxA, giving the protein MSKGIYLQLVALAYSSLLLASNCFAALNEAGNKKQSSYELMSAETKAMQDDASLNPAMFWVAEGESLWQSKAGSKNIACASCHGDEKKSMRGVATQYPKMVKGKLQTLEGQINQCRSGAQGSPALAYESKELLAITAYIALQSKGMPIAVRETSANKAELEKGRHSFNERMGQLNLSCAQCHEDRAGFKLGGSPIPQGHPNAYPIYRLEWQTLGSLQRRLRNCMSGVRAQQFEYGSPEMAQLELFLMWRAKGMLLEAPGVRP
- a CDS encoding thiosulfate oxidation carrier complex protein SoxZ; the protein is MSKTSRTQVTVPVTAKKGSIIEIRAIAQHDMESGFRYTESGKLIPRDIIRTFTCSYNDVEIFKADFYPGIGANPLIIFTTIATESGVLEFKWLGDDGYEAVHQARITVS
- a CDS encoding SoxY-related AACIE arm protein, whose translation is MIKPHLPFAIKRRAWIRQIQRISLFTLGAWFSPSFVFAKKEEAEEAIKKIAGNAKIQEGRVTLTIPPLVENGNLVVLKVSVDSPMTANDYVKSIHVIAEGNPLPNIFTAYLTPRSGTANITTRVRLADSQRVWAIVQMNNGSFWQGSAETLVTLSACTEMV
- the soxX gene encoding sulfur oxidation c-type cytochrome SoxX, which gives rise to MRSVLAACVLVFLNLSCANAQMIVGDSVFESLSSAPGDATRGRGIVASRQTGLCLLCHSGPFPEERFQGNLAPELGVSVARLTIPQLRARIVDASHFNPTTIMPAYFKTEHLNRVAPKFAGQTILNGQEIEDVVAFLASLNK